A window of the Peromyscus leucopus breed LL Stock chromosome 22, UCI_PerLeu_2.1, whole genome shotgun sequence genome harbors these coding sequences:
- the LOC114688578 gene encoding long-chain-fatty-acid--CoA ligase ACSBG2-like, translating to MSDPNEQNGAGGAKPLLTAKTILKTKLYSKALKRTTPQAPHPSETMAPGSCYWTAERDGEVKLRLGKNSEDEPPTTVPDLIMSAATKYSHCLAIGSKYKKSWQLLTYIEYYEACRRAAKAFLKVGLERFHGVGIMGFNSTEWVIANIGAIMAGGISVGILCSNSPKVCQVIAEASEMDIFVVDNDRQLQKVNQIQGYLKHLKAIIQYREDIQEVQPNLYSWKGFLDLADGISDEKLDQVIDSQKPNQCCALVYNQGTTGAPKAIMLSHDNITWTTAATVQSLEFKCPPDGQEIFVSYLPLCFAGAQILDVWVAISVAATVYFPSAEAGNWSGPARAPGTGFLTEMLREVQPTTFCGIPWVWDRMLDSLQTKHLDATAFRRRIDRWAMRMGLSTNRRRLLGQIHQPLCFGLAKKLTFDPARKFLGLNHCQQFLNMGSGLPRATVDFFLSLDIPIFEAYGLSECTGLHTVSSQQAFRLPSSGKALPSSHTKVEKENQDGVGNLCVWGRHIFMGYLNDKEATEKKVDSHGWLHTNDLGFLDIDKFLYVMGNINDMITLSSGEVINPNPIEERVKMRIPIVRYVMVVGQDAPYLCALLTMKCQINPETGEARSALTSEVVACCRKMRSQSTWLADVLYNRDPLVTEFINQGIQDVNAEAPSEGTKIIKWVILDNDFSVGGGELGPMSKLNRTTVAKIYQEEIQKFYERASSS from the exons ATGTCTGACCCTAACGAACAGAATGGCGCCGGGGGCGCCAAGCCCCTCCTGACAGCAAAAACCATCCTGAAGACCAAGCTTTACAGCAAAGCGCTGAAGAGGACGACACCACAAGCCCCTCACCCCTCAGAGACAATGGCCCCAG GCAGCTGCTACTGGACCGCGGAGCGCGACGGGGAGGTGAAGCTGCGCCTGGGCAAGAACTCGGAGGACGAGCCTCCCACCACGGTGCCCGACCTGATCATGAGCGCTGCCACCAAGTACTCGCACTGCCTGGCGATCGGCTCCAAGTACAAGAAGAGCTGGCAGCTGCTCACCTACATCGAGTACTACGAGGCCTGCCGCCGCGCCGCCAAGGCCTTCCTCAAG GTGGGCCTGGAACGCTTCCATGGCGTGGGTATCATGGGCTTCAACTCCACGGAGTGGGTGATTGCCAACATTGGAGCCATCATGGCAGG CGGCATCTCTGTGGGCATCTTGTGCAGTAACTCACCGAAAGTCTGCCAGGTCATCGCCGAGGCTTCAGAGATGGACATCTTCGTGGTGGATAACGACAGACAGCTGCAGAAAGTTAACCAG ATCCAGGGCTACCTGAAGCATCTCAAGGCCATCATACAATACAGAGAAGACATCCAGGAAGTACAGCCAAATCTATACTCG TGGAAAGGGTTCCTGGACCTCGCAGATGGCATCTCGGATGAAAAGCTGGACCAAGTCATCGACTCACAGAAGCCTAACCAGTGCTGTGCTTTGGTATACAACCAGGGCACGACCGGGGCCCCAAAGGCCATAATGCTCAGCCACGACAAT ATCACATGGACCACAGCGGCCACCGTTCAGAGCCTGGAGTTCAAGTGTCCGCCTGATGGCCAGGAGATCTTTGTGAGCTACCTGCCGCTCTGCTTCGCGGGGGCCCAGATCTTGGATGTGTGGGTGGCCATCTCGGTGGCTGCAACAGTCTACTTCCCCTCAGCAGAGGCAGGGAACTGGAGCGGGCCAGCCCGAGCCCCTGGCACG GGCTTCCTGACGGAGATGCTCCGCGAGGTCCAGCCCACCACGTTCTGCGGCATCCCGTGGGTGTGGGACCGCATGCTGGACAGCCTGCAGACCAAGCACCTGGATGCCACCGCCTTCCGCAGGAGGATCGACCGCTGGGCCATGCGCATGGGGCTCAGCACCAATAGGAGGAGGCTGCTCGG GCAGATCCACCAGCCGCTCTGCTTCGGCCTGGCCAAGAAGCTGACCTTTGACCCTGCCAGGAAATTCCTGggtctcaaccattgccagcagttcCTGAACATGGGCTCGGGGCTGCCGAGGGCCACGGTGGACTTCTTCCTCAGCCTGGACATCCCCATCTTCGAGGCGTACGGCTTGAGCGAGTGCACCGGACTGCACACTGTGTCCAGCCAGCAGGCCTTCCGGCTCCCCAG CAGTGGGAAGGcacttcccagctcccacacaaaGGTGGAAAAGGAGAACCAGGACGGCGTGGGGAACTTGTGTGTATGGGGCCGCCACATCTTCATGGGGTACCTCAACGACAAAGAAGCCACGGAGAAGAAGGTGGACAGCCACGGCTGGCTGCACACCAATGACCTGGGCTTCTTGGACATCGACAAGTTCCTCTATGTCATGGGGAATATCAACG ATATGATCACGCTGAGCTCAGGTGAAGTCATCAACCCGAATCCCATCGAGGAGCGAGTGAAGATGCGCATCCCCATTGTGCGCTATGTGATGGTGGTGGGCCAGGATGCCCCATACCTGTGCGCCCTCCTCACAATGAAG tgtcAGATCAACCCGGAGACTGGAGAGGCTCGGAGTGCCCTGACCAGTGAGGTTGTGGCCTGCTGCCGGAAGATGCGGAGCCAGTCCACCTGGTTGGCAGATGTCCTATATAACCGTGACCCCCTGGTCACAGAGTTCATCAACCAGGGCATCCAAGACGTGAATGCAGAGGCACCCTCGGAAGGCACCAAGATCATTAAGTGGGTCATTCTAGACAATGATTTCTCTGTTGGCGGCGGGGAGCTTG GGCCCATGTCCAAGTTGAACAGGACCACTGTGGCCAAGATATACCAGGAGGAAATCCAGAAATTCTATGAGAGGGCTTCGAGCTCTTAG